One window from the genome of Haloprofundus halobius encodes:
- a CDS encoding ABC transporter ATP-binding protein — MHVDSPTDAQTDADARIIDGTGVVKEYRTGAETVRALKGIDFHIDRGEFVSIVGPSGSGKSTLLNVLGLLDVPTSGTVTVEGYDVSALSGTAATRLRKRVIGFVFQSFYLIPTLTALENVEVPRLLDRKPTETTARATDLLERVGLGERLDHYPNELSGGQKQRVAIARSLVNSPQIVLADEPTGNLDRETGDRILDEFDRITDEGVAVVTVTHDDYVSEFADRTVELVDGRLSDV, encoded by the coding sequence ATGCACGTAGATTCGCCGACGGACGCGCAGACGGATGCGGACGCGCGGATTATCGACGGCACCGGCGTGGTCAAAGAGTACCGGACGGGCGCGGAGACGGTTCGCGCCCTGAAGGGGATCGACTTCCACATCGACCGCGGCGAGTTCGTCTCCATCGTCGGCCCCAGCGGAAGCGGCAAATCCACGCTTTTGAACGTCCTCGGCCTACTCGACGTGCCCACCTCGGGAACCGTCACCGTCGAGGGGTACGACGTGTCTGCGCTCTCGGGAACGGCCGCGACCCGCCTGCGAAAGCGCGTCATCGGCTTCGTCTTCCAGAGTTTCTACCTCATCCCGACGCTCACCGCGCTGGAGAACGTCGAGGTGCCGCGGCTGTTGGACCGAAAGCCCACGGAGACGACCGCGCGGGCGACGGACCTCCTCGAACGAGTGGGTCTCGGCGAGCGACTCGACCACTATCCGAACGAACTGTCGGGGGGACAGAAACAGCGCGTCGCCATCGCGCGGTCGCTCGTCAACAGCCCCCAGATCGTGCTCGCGGACGAACCCACCGGGAACCTCGACAGGGAGACCGGCGACCGGATTCTCGACGAGTTCGACCGCATCACCGACGAAGGAGTCGCCGTCGTCACCGTCACCCACGACGACTACGTCAGCGAGTTCGCCGACCGGACGGTCGAACTCGTCGACGGGAGGCTCTCGGATGTTTGA
- a CDS encoding ABC transporter permease — protein sequence MFESLWRRFPVVLMARRNLTRARTRSALAIAAIVIGVVAIATLGIAGVAFKDAQFETLGSIGTDLQVSPGEDNDDGQLTDADLREMERATGDAELVPLNQRNAELVVGREDGSVTVYGVEDPDELYTVRDGTIPGNWRRGALVGATLADRYDLEPGNKLELDGETYRVAAVLEDEGQAAVASPNEAVILPQSAFDSEGYAQVVVRSDDAEAANESAVAIRDALNGREQRVSVFERGEVSDQIDEAFAQVNLFLVGLGAISLVVAGVSIANVMLMSAIERREEIGVLRAVGYERSDVLRIMLTEATLLGVVGAFLGVLVSLGLGLVINDALLGNPLAFTVEGLRYALLGFVFGVAASALGGLYPAWKASRQRPVDALRG from the coding sequence ATGTTTGAGTCGCTGTGGCGGCGGTTCCCGGTCGTCCTCATGGCGCGACGGAACCTGACGCGGGCGCGGACCCGGTCGGCGTTGGCCATCGCGGCCATCGTCATCGGCGTCGTCGCCATCGCCACGCTGGGCATCGCGGGCGTCGCGTTCAAGGACGCGCAGTTCGAGACGCTCGGCTCCATCGGCACCGACCTGCAGGTGTCCCCCGGCGAGGACAACGACGACGGTCAACTGACCGACGCCGACCTCCGCGAGATGGAGCGCGCGACCGGCGACGCCGAACTGGTCCCGCTGAACCAGCGGAACGCGGAGCTGGTCGTCGGACGCGAGGACGGCTCCGTCACGGTGTACGGCGTCGAAGACCCGGACGAGTTGTACACGGTTCGCGACGGGACGATTCCGGGCAACTGGCGGCGCGGCGCGCTCGTCGGCGCGACGCTCGCCGACCGCTACGACCTCGAACCGGGGAACAAACTCGAACTCGACGGCGAGACGTACCGCGTCGCCGCAGTACTCGAAGACGAGGGGCAGGCAGCGGTCGCAAGTCCGAACGAGGCGGTGATTCTGCCACAGAGCGCCTTCGACTCGGAGGGGTACGCGCAGGTCGTCGTCCGCTCGGACGACGCCGAGGCGGCCAACGAGTCGGCGGTGGCTATCCGCGACGCGCTCAACGGTCGCGAGCAACGGGTCAGCGTCTTCGAGCGCGGCGAGGTCTCCGACCAGATAGACGAGGCGTTCGCCCAGGTCAACCTGTTTCTGGTCGGGTTGGGCGCGATTTCGCTCGTCGTCGCCGGCGTGAGTATCGCCAACGTGATGCTGATGAGCGCCATCGAGCGCCGCGAGGAGATCGGCGTGCTCCGCGCCGTCGGCTACGAACGAAGCGACGTGCTCCGAATCATGCTCACCGAGGCGACGCTGCTCGGCGTCGTCGGAGCGTTCCTGGGGGTTCTCGTCAGCCTCGGGCTGGGGCTCGTCATCAACGACGCGCTGCTGGGCAACCCGCTGGCGTTCACCGTAGAAGGACTTCGCTACGCGCTCCTCGGTTTCGTCTTCGGCGTCGCGGCGAGCGCACTCGGCGGCCTGTATCCCGCGTGGAAAGCATCGCGGCAGCGACCGGTCGATGCGCTGCGCGGATGA
- a CDS encoding DsbA family oxidoreductase, translating to MRDIEGSENGVGPPTSVQTTDSLVVYADYVCPFSYLGTEVLSNYLTNRESRGLSSLSVEWRPFDLREPYRDSDGTIRREIDVEESLGAPWSAVEELASRYGVEMNLSSPTYRTVDSRKAQQLSLYIQDEHPDRFETVHNWLFSALWRDGEDIGSDETLVDIAGAAGIDPASVRSALSDQRHEQRLTEALDDPEREEITGIPSFVYQDRTAQGAVPEGSIQTLVENR from the coding sequence ATGCGAGATATCGAGGGTAGTGAGAACGGTGTAGGTCCCCCAACGAGCGTTCAAACGACCGATTCACTTGTCGTCTACGCCGACTACGTCTGTCCGTTCAGCTATCTCGGTACCGAGGTTCTGTCTAACTATCTGACCAACCGTGAGAGCAGAGGGCTCTCGTCGCTGTCGGTGGAGTGGCGACCGTTCGACCTCCGCGAACCGTACCGTGACAGCGACGGGACGATACGCCGAGAGATAGACGTCGAGGAGTCGCTCGGCGCGCCGTGGTCGGCCGTCGAGGAGTTGGCGAGTCGTTACGGCGTCGAGATGAACCTCTCCTCGCCGACGTATCGGACCGTGGACTCGCGGAAGGCCCAGCAGCTCTCGTTGTACATCCAAGACGAGCACCCCGACCGCTTCGAGACCGTTCACAACTGGCTCTTTTCGGCGCTGTGGCGCGACGGCGAGGACATCGGTTCCGACGAGACGCTCGTCGACATCGCCGGTGCCGCCGGTATCGACCCGGCTTCGGTTCGGTCGGCTCTGAGCGATCAGCGACACGAACAGCGACTCACGGAGGCGCTCGACGACCCCGAGCGCGAAGAGATCACCGGCATCCCGTCGTTCGTCTACCAGGATCGAACGGCCCAGGGTGCGGTCCCCGAGGGCTCGATTCAGACGCTCGTCGAGAACCGATAA
- a CDS encoding 3-keto-5-aminohexanoate cleavage protein: MSYDDYLAGKPVIVTAALTGGVQGKEAHPNLPETPGEIAAAAAACEEAGASIVHLHARRDSGERAFSTERFQEVTDAVRNATDDVVIQHSTGGTGAPDALRAEPLRTDPAPEMASLDMGPLNRYDRLTSENTRATVRMLHEEMRERGIKPELEVFNDGHLNESLAIVDELDAPPYVNLIFGPGTLSVPHPRSLLTMVSHLPENAEFNVLGFSRHQLPLTTMSMVLGGHVRVGLEDNIYYRKGELAESNAQFVERAVRIADELGRPVATPARAREILSL; this comes from the coding sequence ATGAGCTACGACGACTACCTCGCCGGGAAACCGGTCATCGTCACCGCGGCGCTGACCGGCGGCGTCCAAGGGAAGGAAGCCCACCCGAACCTGCCGGAGACGCCCGGCGAAATCGCCGCGGCGGCCGCCGCCTGTGAGGAGGCGGGTGCGAGCATCGTCCACCTCCACGCGCGCCGCGACAGCGGCGAACGGGCCTTTTCGACTGAGCGGTTTCAGGAAGTGACCGACGCAGTCCGTAATGCGACCGACGACGTCGTGATACAGCACTCGACCGGCGGGACGGGTGCGCCGGACGCGTTGCGAGCGGAACCGCTGCGGACCGACCCCGCACCGGAGATGGCGTCGCTCGACATGGGGCCGCTGAACCGCTACGACCGCCTCACGAGCGAGAACACGCGCGCGACCGTCCGGATGCTCCACGAGGAGATGCGCGAACGCGGAATCAAACCCGAGTTGGAGGTGTTCAACGACGGCCACCTCAACGAGTCGCTGGCTATCGTCGACGAGCTCGACGCGCCGCCGTACGTCAACCTCATCTTCGGGCCGGGGACGCTCTCGGTCCCCCATCCGCGGAGCCTCCTGACGATGGTGTCGCACCTGCCCGAGAACGCGGAGTTCAACGTGCTCGGCTTCAGCCGTCACCAACTACCGCTGACGACGATGAGCATGGTGTTGGGCGGCCACGTCCGCGTCGGACTGGAGGACAACATCTACTACCGGAAGGGCGAGTTGGCCGAGAGCAACGCGCAGTTCGTCGAGCGGGCGGTCCGCATCGCCGACGAGCTGGGGCGACCGGTGGCGACGCCCGCGCGGGCGCGGGAGATTTTGAGCCTCTGA
- a CDS encoding 30S ribosomal protein S13: MSAEEPQDGSTEEEENLRYFVRIGQTDLDGTKTVERSLTDMNGIGKRTARIVAENAGVDRTATFGRLDEEDIDAVVSAVENLADEVPPWLTNRQNDFYTGETTHQIGNDLQQKRRHDINRMQMINSYKGIRHQRGQKVRGQRTKSTGRTEGTIGVNVEAIREEAEEAAEGGDEE, encoded by the coding sequence ATGAGTGCAGAAGAACCACAGGACGGCTCGACCGAAGAGGAGGAGAACCTCCGATACTTCGTCCGCATCGGGCAGACGGACCTCGACGGGACGAAGACGGTCGAGCGGAGCCTGACAGACATGAACGGTATCGGCAAGCGCACCGCGCGCATCGTCGCCGAGAACGCGGGGGTCGACCGAACCGCGACGTTCGGTCGCCTCGACGAGGAGGACATCGACGCCGTCGTTTCGGCCGTCGAGAACCTCGCAGACGAGGTGCCCCCGTGGCTCACCAACCGGCAGAACGATTTCTACACCGGTGAGACGACGCACCAGATCGGCAACGACCTGCAGCAGAAACGCCGCCACGACATCAACCGGATGCAGATGATCAACTCCTACAAAGGTATCCGGCACCAGCGCGGCCAGAAGGTCCGCGGCCAGCGGACGAAGTCCACCGGCCGTACCGAGGGTACCATCGGCGTCAACGTCGAGGCTATCCGCGAGGAGGCCGAGGAAGCTGCCGAAGGCGGTGACGAAGAATGA
- a CDS encoding 30S ribosomal protein S4 — MTTGKNTKSYETPNHPYQGERIAREGDLLGRYGLKNKEELWRAQSELRSFRREARRLLGDAQGDIDEAGVEGAAFLDRLRRLGILSDSDDISEILSLDVTDLLERRLQTVAYRKGLGNTPKQARQFITHGHVTIEGARVTVPSKKVEVGEESTVSFEDNSPLADELHPERAEAQE; from the coding sequence ATGACGACCGGCAAGAACACCAAATCCTACGAGACGCCGAATCATCCGTACCAGGGCGAGCGAATCGCCCGCGAGGGCGACCTGCTCGGTCGCTACGGACTGAAGAACAAGGAAGAGCTGTGGCGCGCGCAGTCGGAACTGCGCTCGTTCCGCCGCGAGGCGCGACGCCTCCTCGGCGACGCGCAGGGCGACATCGACGAGGCCGGCGTCGAGGGCGCAGCGTTCCTCGACCGCCTGCGCCGACTCGGCATCCTGAGCGACTCCGACGACATCAGCGAGATCCTCTCGCTGGACGTCACGGACCTGCTCGAACGCCGTCTCCAGACGGTCGCCTACCGCAAAGGCCTCGGCAACACGCCGAAGCAGGCGCGACAGTTCATCACCCACGGCCACGTCACCATCGAGGGCGCACGCGTTACTGTCCCCTCGAAGAAGGTCGAGGTCGGCGAAGAGTCCACCGTGAGCTTCGAGGATAACTCGCCGCTCGCGGACGAACTGCACCCTGAGCGCGCGGAGGCCCAAGAATGA
- a CDS encoding 30S ribosomal protein S11: MSETSEETWGIAHVYASFNNTLITITDQTGAETIAKSSGGTVVKQNRDEASPYAAMQMAEVVAEEVKAAGIDGVHVRVRGPGGNLNKSPGPGAQATIRALARAGLEIGRIEDVTPIPHDGTRAPKNRRF; the protein is encoded by the coding sequence ATGAGCGAGACCAGCGAAGAGACGTGGGGCATCGCCCACGTGTACGCGTCGTTCAACAACACGCTCATCACCATCACCGACCAGACCGGTGCCGAGACCATCGCCAAATCCAGCGGTGGGACCGTGGTGAAGCAGAACCGAGACGAGGCGTCGCCGTACGCGGCGATGCAGATGGCCGAAGTCGTGGCCGAGGAGGTCAAGGCGGCGGGCATCGACGGCGTCCACGTCCGCGTTCGCGGCCCCGGCGGGAACCTCAACAAGTCCCCCGGTCCCGGCGCACAGGCGACTATCCGAGCGCTGGCCCGTGCCGGCCTCGAAATCGGCCGCATCGAAGACGTGACGCCGATTCCGCACGACGGCACGCGCGCTCCCAAAAACCGTAGGTTCTGA
- a CDS encoding DNA-directed RNA polymerase subunit D — MANEYEVEFIEREERSARFVVRGLTPAIANGIRRAMITDVPTLSIDTVRFVENSSVMFDEMIGLRLGLVPLTTPLDDFEVGDEVTLALDVEGPATAYSGDIETSDELVQPADENIPIIELKEGQRLEFEADAVLETGKSHAKHQGGVAVGYRHLQRVAVVGDAGEFDEAEPNILRGVVETEEGELVATDEFDNDLTERYPGKEVEVTDVPGAFVFHVETDGSFSADELLLRAIDTIDARAAELEDAVAV, encoded by the coding sequence ATGGCAAACGAGTACGAGGTCGAGTTCATCGAACGCGAAGAACGGTCGGCGCGGTTCGTCGTCCGAGGGCTGACGCCCGCAATAGCCAACGGCATCCGCCGCGCGATGATCACCGACGTTCCGACGCTGTCCATCGACACCGTCCGGTTCGTCGAGAACTCCTCGGTGATGTTCGACGAGATGATCGGCCTCCGACTGGGCCTCGTGCCGCTGACGACGCCTCTCGACGACTTCGAGGTCGGCGACGAGGTGACGCTTGCGCTCGACGTCGAAGGACCGGCGACGGCGTACTCCGGCGATATTGAGACCAGCGACGAACTGGTCCAGCCCGCCGACGAGAACATCCCGATAATCGAACTGAAAGAGGGCCAGCGCCTCGAATTCGAGGCCGACGCGGTCCTCGAAACCGGCAAGAGCCACGCCAAACACCAGGGCGGCGTGGCCGTCGGCTACCGACACCTGCAGCGGGTGGCGGTCGTCGGCGACGCCGGCGAGTTCGACGAGGCGGAACCGAACATCCTCCGGGGCGTCGTCGAGACGGAAGAGGGCGAACTCGTCGCCACCGACGAGTTCGACAACGACCTCACCGAACGGTACCCCGGCAAGGAAGTCGAGGTCACCGACGTCCCCGGCGCGTTCGTCTTCCACGTGGAGACGGACGGTTCGTTCAGCGCCGACGAACTGCTGCTTCGCGCCATCGACACCATCGATGCGCGCGCGGCGGAACTCGAAGACGCAGTCGCAGTCTAA
- a CDS encoding 50S ribosomal protein L18e: MSSKTNPRLTSLIAELKAVSRDADAAVWRDVADRLEKPRRTHAEVNLGRIERYAQEDETVVVPGKVLGSGVLQKNVTVAAVDFSGTARKKIEQVGDVLTLEQVAEQNPEGSNVRVIR; the protein is encoded by the coding sequence ATGAGTAGCAAGACGAACCCGAGACTCACGAGTCTCATCGCCGAGCTAAAGGCGGTTTCGCGAGACGCAGACGCCGCAGTCTGGCGTGACGTCGCAGACCGCCTCGAAAAGCCCCGGCGCACCCACGCGGAAGTCAACCTCGGCCGCATCGAGCGGTACGCGCAGGAAGACGAAACCGTAGTCGTCCCCGGCAAGGTGCTGGGGAGTGGTGTGCTGCAGAAGAACGTCACCGTCGCAGCCGTCGACTTCTCGGGCACCGCCCGCAAGAAGATCGAACAGGTCGGTGACGTGCTGACGCTCGAACAGGTCGCAGAACAGAACCCCGAAGGGTCCAACGTCCGGGTGATTCGATGA
- a CDS encoding 50S ribosomal protein L13, producing the protein MSYAEFEADVVVDARDCIMGRVASEVAQHALDGERVAVINAERAVITGRDEDVMGVYRKRTEVGSDRGPYYPKRPDRIFKRAIRGMVPYKTPRGREAFENVRVYVGNPYDDDGEVLDGASLDRLSNIKFISLGEVSEKLGANVTW; encoded by the coding sequence ATGAGCTACGCCGAATTCGAAGCCGACGTCGTCGTCGACGCACGCGACTGCATCATGGGTCGCGTCGCCAGCGAAGTGGCCCAGCACGCGCTCGACGGCGAGCGCGTCGCGGTCATCAACGCCGAGCGCGCGGTCATCACCGGCCGCGACGAGGACGTGATGGGCGTCTACCGGAAGCGCACGGAGGTCGGCTCCGACCGCGGTCCGTACTACCCGAAGCGCCCCGACCGCATCTTCAAGCGCGCCATCCGCGGCATGGTCCCGTACAAGACCCCGCGCGGCCGCGAGGCGTTCGAGAACGTCCGCGTCTACGTCGGCAACCCGTACGACGACGACGGCGAAGTGCTCGACGGCGCGTCGCTGGACCGACTCTCGAACATCAAGTTCATCTCCCTCGGAGAGGTCTCCGAGAAACTGGGTGCTAACGTCACATGGTAA
- a CDS encoding 30S ribosomal protein S9, whose protein sequence is MVTNTSGKKKTAVARATVREGEGRVRINSRPVELVDPEIARLKMLEPFRIAGDELRDDVDIDVRVNGGGFSGQADATRTAIARGLVQYFNDAELRDAYMEFDRSLLVNDVRQSESKKWGGPGARARYQKSYR, encoded by the coding sequence ATGGTAACCAACACGAGCGGTAAGAAGAAGACGGCCGTCGCCCGCGCCACCGTGCGCGAGGGCGAGGGTCGCGTACGAATCAACTCCCGACCCGTCGAACTGGTCGACCCGGAGATTGCCCGCCTGAAGATGCTGGAACCGTTCCGCATCGCCGGCGACGAACTCCGCGACGACGTCGACATCGACGTGCGCGTCAACGGCGGCGGCTTCAGCGGGCAGGCGGACGCCACCCGCACCGCCATCGCCCGCGGGCTGGTGCAGTACTTCAACGACGCCGAACTCCGCGACGCGTACATGGAGTTCGACCGGTCGCTGCTGGTCAACGACGTTCGCCAGTCCGAGTCGAAGAAGTGGGGCGGCCCCGGCGCTCGTGCCCGCTACCAGAAGTCCTACCGCTAA
- a CDS encoding DNA-directed RNA polymerase subunit N yields the protein MMIPVRCFTCGNVVAEHWEEFKARAREGDEDPAEVLDELGVERACCRRMMVSHKDLVDVVAPYQ from the coding sequence ATGATGATACCAGTCCGGTGTTTCACGTGCGGCAACGTCGTCGCCGAGCACTGGGAAGAGTTCAAAGCGCGCGCCCGCGAGGGTGACGAAGACCCCGCCGAGGTCCTCGACGAACTCGGCGTCGAGCGGGCGTGCTGTCGGCGGATGATGGTTTCGCACAAAGACCTCGTCGACGTGGTGGCTCCGTACCAATGA
- a CDS encoding DNA-directed RNA polymerase subunit K, which yields MMQQYNRYEKARILGARALQISYGAPVLVESQQTEPILIAAEEYDAGVLPFTVRRGET from the coding sequence ATGATGCAACAGTACAATCGGTACGAGAAGGCTCGCATCCTCGGCGCACGAGCGCTGCAGATTTCGTACGGCGCACCCGTGCTCGTCGAATCGCAGCAGACCGAACCGATCCTCATCGCGGCCGAGGAGTACGACGCCGGTGTGCTCCCGTTCACCGTCCGGCGGGGAGAGACGTAG
- the eno gene encoding phosphopyruvate hydratase, whose amino-acid sequence MTLVTDVRLRRVLDSRGNPTVEADVLTESGGFGRAAAPSGASTGEYEAIELPPSESIAAARDRAVPRLVGEVYAGNQREVDNALRAADGTENFSELGANSAVAISMAAAKAGADVLGAPLYQHLGGAFRGEEFPTPLGNVVGGGEHAAKATHIQEFLSAPVGAPSIDEAVFANAAVHARVAEILDDRDIAAAKGDEGAWAPAVDDSEAFEIVEEAVSDVEDDLGFEIRFGLDVAAAELYDEDADAYRYGDRERSTDEQIAYIADLVDEYDLVYVEDPLDENDYEGFADLTDRVGDRTLICGDDLFVTNVERLQTGIDEGAANSILIKPNQIGTLSDAFDAIELATKHGYDSVISHRSGETEDTTIAHLAVATAAPFIKTGAVGGERTAKLNELIRIADDAV is encoded by the coding sequence ATGACGCTCGTCACCGACGTTCGACTCCGCCGCGTCCTCGACTCGCGGGGCAACCCGACCGTCGAAGCCGACGTGTTGACCGAGTCCGGCGGTTTCGGCCGTGCGGCCGCGCCCAGCGGCGCGTCGACCGGCGAGTACGAAGCCATCGAACTGCCGCCGAGCGAGTCCATCGCGGCGGCGCGCGACCGCGCCGTGCCGCGCCTCGTCGGCGAGGTGTACGCAGGCAACCAGCGCGAAGTCGACAACGCGCTTCGCGCCGCCGACGGCACCGAGAACTTCTCGGAGCTCGGCGCGAACAGTGCCGTCGCCATCTCGATGGCGGCCGCGAAAGCCGGTGCCGACGTGCTCGGCGCCCCGCTGTACCAGCATCTCGGCGGTGCGTTCCGCGGCGAGGAGTTCCCGACGCCGCTCGGCAACGTCGTCGGCGGCGGCGAACACGCCGCGAAGGCGACACACATCCAGGAGTTCCTCTCCGCGCCCGTCGGCGCACCGAGCATCGACGAGGCCGTCTTCGCCAACGCCGCGGTCCACGCGCGCGTCGCCGAGATCCTCGACGACCGCGACATCGCCGCCGCGAAAGGCGACGAAGGTGCGTGGGCACCAGCCGTCGACGACAGCGAGGCGTTCGAGATCGTCGAGGAAGCCGTCTCCGACGTCGAAGACGACCTCGGCTTCGAGATCCGTTTCGGCCTCGACGTCGCCGCCGCGGAGTTGTACGACGAGGACGCCGACGCCTACCGCTACGGCGACAGGGAGCGCTCGACCGACGAGCAGATAGCGTACATCGCCGACCTCGTCGACGAGTACGACCTCGTCTACGTCGAGGACCCCCTCGACGAGAACGACTACGAGGGCTTCGCAGACCTCACCGACCGCGTCGGCGACCGGACGCTCATCTGCGGCGACGACCTGTTCGTCACCAACGTCGAGCGACTGCAGACGGGTATCGACGAGGGCGCGGCCAACAGCATCCTCATCAAGCCGAACCAGATCGGAACGCTGTCGGACGCCTTCGACGCCATCGAACTGGCGACGAAGCACGGCTACGACTCCGTCATCTCGCACCGCTCCGGTGAGACGGAAGACACGACCATCGCACACCTCGCCGTGGCGACCGCCGCACCGTTCATCAAGACGGGCGCGGTCGGCGGCGAGCGAACCGCCAAACTCAACGAACTCATCCGCATCGCGGACGACGCAGTATGA
- the rpsB gene encoding 30S ribosomal protein S2, whose amino-acid sequence MTENDNEALETAEEEIEEEATGEAGANPEVDPDIEADDDLPAEGADEAPEAEETDDSPMFDEDVMPDDEADLLIPVEDYLQAGVHIGTQQKTKDMERFIHRVRDDGLYVLDVSQTDKRIRTAADFLGNYDPEQVLVTSSRQYGRFPAEKFADAIGARARTGRFIPGTLTNPDYRGYIEPDVVVVTDPIGDAQAVKEAITVGIPVIAMCDSNNQLSNVDLVIPTNNKGRRALSVVYWLLANETLDRRGTDTVYALEDFEEGI is encoded by the coding sequence ATGACCGAAAACGACAACGAAGCACTCGAGACCGCCGAGGAGGAGATCGAGGAGGAGGCCACCGGCGAGGCCGGTGCCAATCCCGAGGTCGACCCCGACATCGAGGCGGACGACGACCTGCCCGCCGAGGGAGCCGACGAGGCCCCCGAGGCCGAAGAAACCGACGACAGTCCGATGTTCGACGAGGACGTCATGCCCGACGACGAGGCGGACCTCCTCATCCCCGTCGAGGACTACCTGCAGGCTGGTGTCCACATCGGGACCCAGCAGAAGACCAAGGACATGGAGCGGTTCATCCACCGCGTCCGCGACGACGGTCTCTACGTCCTCGACGTCAGCCAGACCGACAAACGCATCCGCACGGCCGCGGACTTCCTCGGGAACTACGACCCCGAGCAGGTGCTCGTCACCTCCTCGCGTCAGTACGGTCGGTTCCCCGCCGAGAAGTTCGCCGACGCCATCGGCGCGCGCGCCCGCACGGGCCGCTTCATCCCCGGGACGCTGACGAACCCCGACTACCGCGGCTACATCGAGCCGGACGTCGTGGTCGTCACCGACCCCATCGGCGACGCGCAGGCCGTCAAGGAGGCCATCACGGTCGGCATCCCGGTCATCGCGATGTGCGACTCGAACAACCAGCTGTCGAACGTCGACCTCGTCATCCCGACGAACAACAAAGGTCGTCGCGCGCTGTCGGTCGTCTACTGGCTGCTCGCCAACGAGACGCTCGACCGCCGCGGCACCGACACCGTCTACGCCCTCGAAGACTTCGAGGAAGGCATCTGA
- a CDS encoding acetoacetate decarboxylase family protein encodes MTGTDEVTTLSTGHTVSLPLRCEADAAGATFTARWGRLRAAVPEGLTPIRVAPRSGLVTLAGVRYRSVGGFDPYEEFAVIIPVARRTVGGRGVPRLGTSAEVGGYVLALPVTTEASTALGREIWGYPKTVADISVVDSDDGMRVSVGAGGTAPTTLAVQDGGTLPLSLDVRTTSYSVSDGVLSRAPIDLLGEVRVGVGSARLDVGGGAVGATLRELRPGRAVGRFVARRLRAHVHAPVAVDGETPRG; translated from the coding sequence ATGACCGGCACGGACGAAGTGACCACGCTCTCGACCGGACACACCGTCTCGCTGCCGCTTCGGTGCGAGGCCGACGCCGCGGGCGCGACGTTCACCGCGCGGTGGGGGCGACTCCGTGCCGCGGTTCCCGAGGGACTGACCCCGATTCGCGTCGCGCCGCGGTCGGGGCTCGTCACCCTCGCGGGCGTTCGCTACCGCTCGGTAGGGGGGTTCGACCCCTACGAGGAGTTCGCGGTCATCATTCCCGTCGCGCGGCGGACGGTCGGCGGGCGAGGGGTGCCGCGTCTCGGAACTAGTGCTGAAGTCGGCGGCTACGTCCTCGCGCTCCCGGTGACGACCGAGGCGTCGACGGCGCTTGGAAGAGAGATCTGGGGCTACCCGAAGACGGTCGCCGATATCTCGGTCGTCGACAGCGACGACGGGATGCGGGTGAGCGTCGGCGCAGGAGGAACCGCACCGACGACGCTGGCGGTGCAAGACGGGGGGACGCTTCCGCTCTCGCTCGACGTCCGGACGACGAGTTACAGCGTCAGCGACGGCGTCCTCTCGCGAGCACCGATAGACCTGCTCGGGGAGGTACGCGTCGGCGTCGGCAGTGCTCGTCTCGACGTCGGTGGCGGAGCGGTGGGGGCGACGCTCCGCGAGTTGCGCCCCGGTCGAGCAGTCGGGCGGTTCGTCGCGCGGCGGCTTCGAGCGCACGTCCACGCGCCGGTGGCGGTGGACGGCGAGACCCCGCGAGGGTAG